Proteins from a genomic interval of Bacillus thermozeamaize:
- a CDS encoding repressor LexA — translation MEKPLSKRQQAILDFIVKEVREKGYPPSVREIGDAVGLASSSTVHGHLAKLEKKGFIRRDPSKPRAIEILDRHMMMNEAHQETVQVPVVGKVTAGLPITAIQNIETYFPVPKFLVPNESTVFMLLVQGDSMINAGIRDQDYVIVRQQHTANNGEIVVAMTAEDEATVKRFYKERDHIRLQPENPTMEPILLKDVTILGKVIGLFRHYKE, via the coding sequence ATGGAAAAACCTCTTTCCAAACGGCAACAAGCGATTTTGGATTTTATCGTCAAGGAAGTGCGTGAAAAAGGCTACCCTCCTTCCGTTCGGGAAATCGGCGATGCTGTCGGCCTTGCATCCAGTTCGACCGTTCACGGCCATTTGGCGAAATTGGAAAAAAAAGGATTTATCCGTCGCGATCCGTCCAAACCCCGAGCCATTGAAATCTTGGATCGCCATATGATGATGAACGAAGCTCACCAGGAAACGGTGCAGGTTCCGGTCGTCGGCAAGGTGACGGCAGGATTGCCTATTACAGCTATTCAAAACATTGAAACCTACTTCCCTGTTCCCAAATTCCTTGTGCCCAACGAGTCAACCGTATTTATGCTGCTCGTACAAGGAGACAGCATGATCAATGCCGGAATCCGGGATCAGGATTATGTGATTGTCAGACAACAACATACTGCCAATAACGGCGAAATCGTCGTGGCCATGACAGCCGAAGATGAAGCCACCGTAAAACGTTTTTACAAGGAACGCGACCACATTCGCCTGCAGCCGGAAAACCCAACGATGGAACCCATTCTGCTTAAGGATGTCACCATTTTGGGCAAGGTGATCGGGCTTTTCAGACATTACAAAGAATAG